In Epinephelus lanceolatus isolate andai-2023 chromosome 16, ASM4190304v1, whole genome shotgun sequence, one DNA window encodes the following:
- the abhd5b gene encoding 1-acylglycerol-3-phosphate O-acyltransferase ABHD5 isoform X3, which translates to MRRMAEEIQPTKEQSSWILSWLPSWCPTSPSQLKDAEEKMLKSKCVTQPFSRQHVRISNSNYLWTLAFSTQPRSVPQPPAQPSCPLVLLHGFGGGVGLWAQNLDSLSSSGPVYTLDLLGFGRSSRPLFSTDPEGAEEQFVAALEEWREKVGLEEMVLLGHNLGGYLSAAYTLKYPHRVKHLLLVEPWGFPARPENPNHNSIPVWIRAVGAVMSPFNPLAGLRLAGPLGPMLVQTIRSDFKQKYSSVFDDNTVSDYIYHLNAQTPSGETAFKNMTIPYGWAKRPMLERIGQVRADIPISFIYGSRSSIDSDSGYAFKKTRPDVQIKVIRGAGHYVFADQPEDFNQTVLEILNRLEKTSQDEGTKQREV; encoded by the exons ATGCGGAGGATGGCGGAGGAGATCCAACCGACCAAGGAGCAGAG CTCCTGGATTTTGAGTTGGCTTCCCTCTTGGTGCCCCACGTCTCCCTCGCAGCTGAAAGATGCCGAGGAAAAAATGCTCAAGAGTAAGT GTGTGACGCAACCTTTCTCCAGGCAACACGTCCGAATATCCAACAGCAACTATCTGTGGACCTTAGCGTTCTCCACCCAGCCGCGCTCCGTCCCCCAGCCCCCCGCCCAGCCCAGTTGTcctctggttctgctgcatgGCTTTGGAGGCGGGGTCGGCCTTTGGGCCCAAAACCTGGACTCTCTGTCGAGCAGCGGACCGGTCTACACTCTGGACCTGCTGGGCTTCGGGAGGAGCAGCCGGCCCCTGTTCAGCACCGACCCAGAGGGGGCCGAGGAGCAGTTTGTGGCAGCGCTGGAGGAGTGGAGGGAGAAGGTGGGGCTGGAGGAGATGGTGCTGCTGGGACACAACCTGGGAGGGTACCTGTCTGCGGCATACACACTCAAATACCCACACAG ggtgAAGCATCTGCTGCTAGTGGAGCCATGGGGGTTCCCAGCACGTCCAGAGAACCCCAACCACAACTCCATCCCAGTGTGGATCAGAGCTGTCGGGGCTGTAATGAGCCCCTTCAACCCGCTGGCTGGACTCAGACTGGCTGGGCCTCTAG GTCCGATGCTGGTCCAGACGATCCGGTCGGATTTCAAACAGAAATACTCCTCTGTGTTTGACGACAACACAGTATCTGACTACATCTACCACCTGAACGCCCAGACTCCAAG tgGAGAAACAGCCTTTAAGAACATGACCATTCCCTACGGTTGGGCGAAGAGACCCATGCTGGAGAGGATCGGACAAGTCCGGGCCGACATTCCCATTTCCTTCATCTACGGATCACGCTCCAGCATCGACAGTGACTCTGGATACGCGTTCAAGAAAACCAGGCCGGATGTGCAAATCAAG GTGATCAGAGGGGCAGGCCACTACGTTTTTGCCGACCAGCCTGAAGACTTCAACCAGACAGTCCTTGAGATCCTCAACAGGCTGGAGAAGACGAGCCAAGACGAGGGAACGAAGCAGCGAGAGGTTTAA
- the abhd5b gene encoding 1-acylglycerol-3-phosphate O-acyltransferase ABHD5 isoform X4 encodes MRRMAEEIQPTKEQSSWILSWLPSWCPTSPSQLKDAEEKMLKSVTQPFSRQHVRISNSNYLWTLAFSTQPRSVPQPPAQPSCPLVLLHGFGGGVGLWAQNLDSLSSSGPVYTLDLLGFGRSSRPLFSTDPEGAEEQFVAALEEWREKVGLEEMVLLGHNLGGYLSAAYTLKYPHRVKHLLLVEPWGFPARPENPNHNSIPVWIRAVGAVMSPFNPLAGLRLAGPLGPMLVQTIRSDFKQKYSSVFDDNTVSDYIYHLNAQTPSGETAFKNMTIPYGWAKRPMLERIGQVRADIPISFIYGSRSSIDSDSGYAFKKTRPDVQIKVIRGAGHYVFADQPEDFNQTVLEILNRLEKTSQDEGTKQREV; translated from the exons ATGCGGAGGATGGCGGAGGAGATCCAACCGACCAAGGAGCAGAG CTCCTGGATTTTGAGTTGGCTTCCCTCTTGGTGCCCCACGTCTCCCTCGCAGCTGAAAGATGCCGAGGAAAAAATGCTCAAGA GTGTGACGCAACCTTTCTCCAGGCAACACGTCCGAATATCCAACAGCAACTATCTGTGGACCTTAGCGTTCTCCACCCAGCCGCGCTCCGTCCCCCAGCCCCCCGCCCAGCCCAGTTGTcctctggttctgctgcatgGCTTTGGAGGCGGGGTCGGCCTTTGGGCCCAAAACCTGGACTCTCTGTCGAGCAGCGGACCGGTCTACACTCTGGACCTGCTGGGCTTCGGGAGGAGCAGCCGGCCCCTGTTCAGCACCGACCCAGAGGGGGCCGAGGAGCAGTTTGTGGCAGCGCTGGAGGAGTGGAGGGAGAAGGTGGGGCTGGAGGAGATGGTGCTGCTGGGACACAACCTGGGAGGGTACCTGTCTGCGGCATACACACTCAAATACCCACACAG ggtgAAGCATCTGCTGCTAGTGGAGCCATGGGGGTTCCCAGCACGTCCAGAGAACCCCAACCACAACTCCATCCCAGTGTGGATCAGAGCTGTCGGGGCTGTAATGAGCCCCTTCAACCCGCTGGCTGGACTCAGACTGGCTGGGCCTCTAG GTCCGATGCTGGTCCAGACGATCCGGTCGGATTTCAAACAGAAATACTCCTCTGTGTTTGACGACAACACAGTATCTGACTACATCTACCACCTGAACGCCCAGACTCCAAG tgGAGAAACAGCCTTTAAGAACATGACCATTCCCTACGGTTGGGCGAAGAGACCCATGCTGGAGAGGATCGGACAAGTCCGGGCCGACATTCCCATTTCCTTCATCTACGGATCACGCTCCAGCATCGACAGTGACTCTGGATACGCGTTCAAGAAAACCAGGCCGGATGTGCAAATCAAG GTGATCAGAGGGGCAGGCCACTACGTTTTTGCCGACCAGCCTGAAGACTTCAACCAGACAGTCCTTGAGATCCTCAACAGGCTGGAGAAGACGAGCCAAGACGAGGGAACGAAGCAGCGAGAGGTTTAA
- the abhd5b gene encoding 1-acylglycerol-3-phosphate O-acyltransferase ABHD5 isoform X1, with amino-acid sequence MDAELNRGCWRLLSALKPACIDSWILSWLPSWCPTSPSQLKDAEEKMLKSKCVTQPFSRQHVRISNSNYLWTLAFSTQPRSVPQPPAQPSCPLVLLHGFGGGVGLWAQNLDSLSSSGPVYTLDLLGFGRSSRPLFSTDPEGAEEQFVAALEEWREKVGLEEMVLLGHNLGGYLSAAYTLKYPHRVKHLLLVEPWGFPARPENPNHNSIPVWIRAVGAVMSPFNPLAGLRLAGPLGPMLVQTIRSDFKQKYSSVFDDNTVSDYIYHLNAQTPSGETAFKNMTIPYGWAKRPMLERIGQVRADIPISFIYGSRSSIDSDSGYAFKKTRPDVQIKVIRGAGHYVFADQPEDFNQTVLEILNRLEKTSQDEGTKQREV; translated from the exons ATGGACGCCGAATTAAACAGAGGCTGCTGGAGACTTCTGTCAGCTCTTAAACCGGCTTGCATTGA CTCCTGGATTTTGAGTTGGCTTCCCTCTTGGTGCCCCACGTCTCCCTCGCAGCTGAAAGATGCCGAGGAAAAAATGCTCAAGAGTAAGT GTGTGACGCAACCTTTCTCCAGGCAACACGTCCGAATATCCAACAGCAACTATCTGTGGACCTTAGCGTTCTCCACCCAGCCGCGCTCCGTCCCCCAGCCCCCCGCCCAGCCCAGTTGTcctctggttctgctgcatgGCTTTGGAGGCGGGGTCGGCCTTTGGGCCCAAAACCTGGACTCTCTGTCGAGCAGCGGACCGGTCTACACTCTGGACCTGCTGGGCTTCGGGAGGAGCAGCCGGCCCCTGTTCAGCACCGACCCAGAGGGGGCCGAGGAGCAGTTTGTGGCAGCGCTGGAGGAGTGGAGGGAGAAGGTGGGGCTGGAGGAGATGGTGCTGCTGGGACACAACCTGGGAGGGTACCTGTCTGCGGCATACACACTCAAATACCCACACAG ggtgAAGCATCTGCTGCTAGTGGAGCCATGGGGGTTCCCAGCACGTCCAGAGAACCCCAACCACAACTCCATCCCAGTGTGGATCAGAGCTGTCGGGGCTGTAATGAGCCCCTTCAACCCGCTGGCTGGACTCAGACTGGCTGGGCCTCTAG GTCCGATGCTGGTCCAGACGATCCGGTCGGATTTCAAACAGAAATACTCCTCTGTGTTTGACGACAACACAGTATCTGACTACATCTACCACCTGAACGCCCAGACTCCAAG tgGAGAAACAGCCTTTAAGAACATGACCATTCCCTACGGTTGGGCGAAGAGACCCATGCTGGAGAGGATCGGACAAGTCCGGGCCGACATTCCCATTTCCTTCATCTACGGATCACGCTCCAGCATCGACAGTGACTCTGGATACGCGTTCAAGAAAACCAGGCCGGATGTGCAAATCAAG GTGATCAGAGGGGCAGGCCACTACGTTTTTGCCGACCAGCCTGAAGACTTCAACCAGACAGTCCTTGAGATCCTCAACAGGCTGGAGAAGACGAGCCAAGACGAGGGAACGAAGCAGCGAGAGGTTTAA
- the abhd5b gene encoding 1-acylglycerol-3-phosphate O-acyltransferase ABHD5 isoform X2, with product MDAELNRGCWRLLSALKPACIDSWILSWLPSWCPTSPSQLKDAEEKMLKSVTQPFSRQHVRISNSNYLWTLAFSTQPRSVPQPPAQPSCPLVLLHGFGGGVGLWAQNLDSLSSSGPVYTLDLLGFGRSSRPLFSTDPEGAEEQFVAALEEWREKVGLEEMVLLGHNLGGYLSAAYTLKYPHRVKHLLLVEPWGFPARPENPNHNSIPVWIRAVGAVMSPFNPLAGLRLAGPLGPMLVQTIRSDFKQKYSSVFDDNTVSDYIYHLNAQTPSGETAFKNMTIPYGWAKRPMLERIGQVRADIPISFIYGSRSSIDSDSGYAFKKTRPDVQIKVIRGAGHYVFADQPEDFNQTVLEILNRLEKTSQDEGTKQREV from the exons ATGGACGCCGAATTAAACAGAGGCTGCTGGAGACTTCTGTCAGCTCTTAAACCGGCTTGCATTGA CTCCTGGATTTTGAGTTGGCTTCCCTCTTGGTGCCCCACGTCTCCCTCGCAGCTGAAAGATGCCGAGGAAAAAATGCTCAAGA GTGTGACGCAACCTTTCTCCAGGCAACACGTCCGAATATCCAACAGCAACTATCTGTGGACCTTAGCGTTCTCCACCCAGCCGCGCTCCGTCCCCCAGCCCCCCGCCCAGCCCAGTTGTcctctggttctgctgcatgGCTTTGGAGGCGGGGTCGGCCTTTGGGCCCAAAACCTGGACTCTCTGTCGAGCAGCGGACCGGTCTACACTCTGGACCTGCTGGGCTTCGGGAGGAGCAGCCGGCCCCTGTTCAGCACCGACCCAGAGGGGGCCGAGGAGCAGTTTGTGGCAGCGCTGGAGGAGTGGAGGGAGAAGGTGGGGCTGGAGGAGATGGTGCTGCTGGGACACAACCTGGGAGGGTACCTGTCTGCGGCATACACACTCAAATACCCACACAG ggtgAAGCATCTGCTGCTAGTGGAGCCATGGGGGTTCCCAGCACGTCCAGAGAACCCCAACCACAACTCCATCCCAGTGTGGATCAGAGCTGTCGGGGCTGTAATGAGCCCCTTCAACCCGCTGGCTGGACTCAGACTGGCTGGGCCTCTAG GTCCGATGCTGGTCCAGACGATCCGGTCGGATTTCAAACAGAAATACTCCTCTGTGTTTGACGACAACACAGTATCTGACTACATCTACCACCTGAACGCCCAGACTCCAAG tgGAGAAACAGCCTTTAAGAACATGACCATTCCCTACGGTTGGGCGAAGAGACCCATGCTGGAGAGGATCGGACAAGTCCGGGCCGACATTCCCATTTCCTTCATCTACGGATCACGCTCCAGCATCGACAGTGACTCTGGATACGCGTTCAAGAAAACCAGGCCGGATGTGCAAATCAAG GTGATCAGAGGGGCAGGCCACTACGTTTTTGCCGACCAGCCTGAAGACTTCAACCAGACAGTCCTTGAGATCCTCAACAGGCTGGAGAAGACGAGCCAAGACGAGGGAACGAAGCAGCGAGAGGTTTAA